From Syntrophobacterales bacterium:
TGTTGAACTCATTACTCCGATTGCCATGGAAGAGCAGCTCCGTTTCGCCATCCGTGAAGGCGGCAGGACTGTCGGCGCCGGCGTAGTCAGCAAAATCATGGAATAAACATATACTGAAGTTGACGGGAATATAATCAAACTATGAAAGATCAAAAGATAAGGATTCGCCTTAAGGCGTATGACTACAAATTGCTGGACCGCTCCGCGGATGATATCGTGGAGACGGCCCGGAAAACCGGCGCGCGGGTGGGCGGTCCGATTCCGCTGCCGACGGAGATCAACAAGTACTGCGTCAACCGGTCTCCGCATGTGGATAAGAAATCGCGCGAGCAGTTCGAAATAAGAACTCATAAAAGGCTCATAGACATAGTGGAGCCAACCCAGGCGACAGTCGATGCCCTGATGAAGCTTGATTTGTCTTCGGGAGTTGATGTCGAGATCAAATTATAAATACGCCGGAAGGATAAAGCGGTCTTTTAGCAGGCGTTAAAGTCGCTTATTGAGTGTGGGTATGACAAAGGGATTGATTGGTAGAAAATTGGGCATGACCGAGGTGTTCTCCGATGAGGGCGTTTTCGTGCCAGTTACCGTGATCGAGGTTGAACCATCCGTCATAGTTCAGAAAAAGACCTTGGAAAAAGACGGTTATGAGGCCCTGCAGCTTGGTTACTGCAGGGTAAGCCAGCGCAAACTGACCAAACCGCTTCAGGGTCATCAGAAAAAGGCCGATAAGGGCTTTTTCCGAATCCTGCGGGAGTTTCAGGGCAGCGCCGATGGTTGCG
This genomic window contains:
- the rpsJ gene encoding 30S ribosomal protein S10 yields the protein MKDQKIRIRLKAYDYKLLDRSADDIVETARKTGARVGGPIPLPTEINKYCVNRSPHVDKKSREQFEIRTHKRLIDIVEPTQATVDALMKLDLSSGVDVEIKL